The following are from one region of the Hydrogenimonas sp. SS33 genome:
- the fbaA gene encoding class II fructose-bisphosphate aldolase: MSRISDFVQPGVATGDDVQKIFEIAKANEFALPAVNVVGSNSMNAAMEAAKTVNSPIIVQFSNGGAAFLGGKGLENDKAAVLGAISGAQHIHTMAEAYGIPVILHTDHAARKLLPWIDALLEASEQHFAKTGKPLFSSHMIDLSEEPLEQNIETCKVYLERMSKMGMTLEIELGITGGEEDGVDNTDVDNKLLYTQPEEVAYAYEELSKISDRFTIAASFGNVHGVYKPGNVVLRPEILKNSQEYIREHLKTGPKPVNFVFHGGSGSDLKDIRAAISYGVIKMNIDTDTQWAFWAGVKQYVEYYHDYLQSQIGNPEGEEKPNKKYYDPRKWLREGEKSMVERLKVAFEDLNCIDRY, from the coding sequence ATGTCCAGAATTTCCGATTTCGTACAACCCGGTGTCGCGACAGGCGACGATGTCCAGAAGATTTTCGAAATAGCCAAAGCCAACGAATTCGCCCTACCGGCGGTCAACGTGGTGGGCAGCAATTCGATGAACGCGGCAATGGAGGCGGCCAAAACGGTCAACTCTCCCATTATTGTCCAGTTCAGCAACGGCGGTGCCGCCTTCCTGGGGGGCAAAGGGCTGGAGAACGACAAGGCGGCGGTGCTCGGCGCCATCAGCGGAGCACAGCACATCCATACCATGGCGGAAGCCTACGGCATCCCCGTCATTCTCCACACCGACCATGCCGCCCGAAAACTGCTCCCCTGGATCGACGCCCTGCTGGAAGCGAGCGAACAGCACTTCGCCAAGACGGGCAAACCCCTCTTCAGCTCCCATATGATCGACCTGAGCGAAGAGCCGCTGGAGCAGAACATCGAAACCTGCAAGGTCTATCTGGAGCGCATGAGCAAGATGGGGATGACCCTGGAGATCGAGCTGGGCATCACCGGCGGCGAAGAGGACGGGGTCGACAATACCGACGTGGACAACAAACTCCTCTATACCCAGCCCGAAGAGGTGGCCTACGCCTACGAAGAGTTGAGTAAAATCAGCGACCGCTTCACCATCGCCGCCTCTTTCGGCAATGTCCACGGTGTCTACAAACCCGGCAACGTCGTCCTTCGCCCGGAAATTCTGAAAAACTCCCAGGAGTATATCCGGGAGCATCTCAAAACCGGCCCCAAACCGGTCAACTTCGTCTTCCACGGCGGAAGCGGCTCCGACCTCAAAGATATCCGCGCCGCCATCAGCTACGGCGTCATCAAGATGAATATCGACACCGACACCCAGTGGGCCTTCTGGGCCGGCGTCAAGCAGTATGTGGAGTACTACCACGACTACCTCCAGAGCCAGATCGGCAACCCCGAAGGGGAGGAGAAGCCCAACAAGAAGTACTACGACCCGCGCAAATGGCTGCGTGAGGGTGAAAAATCGATGGTCGAGCGCCTCAAAGTTGCCTTCGAAGATCTCAACTGCATTGACCGCTACTGA
- a CDS encoding 1-aminocyclopropane-1-carboxylate deaminase/D-cysteine desulfhydrase — protein MTATEQPFSFPPSRVGPFVFEGRTFYVKRDDLIDPRYSGNKARKFHRLFSLPSDRYDTLVSYGGAQSNAMLSLAHLAKAKGWRFEYHCKRLPQWLRREPAGNLSAALALGMELNESEARDFYEVVQRRRQRCGERELFVPQGGADPMAEEGVKRLADEVAAWFAGKGFAKGSVALPSGTGSTAFYLCKHLPPSLRVATVPVVGDADTLRNQWRQLDPSAAAFPAILPSPKWPFAKPRADFLQLWRKLLEAGIEFDMIYAPKTWMALLRQADALPAPILYIHTGGVSGNASQLEQYRYRKML, from the coding sequence TTGACCGCTACTGAGCAGCCCTTCTCCTTCCCGCCCTCACGGGTGGGGCCTTTCGTTTTCGAAGGGCGGACCTTTTACGTCAAACGCGACGATCTGATCGACCCCCGCTACTCCGGCAACAAAGCCCGGAAATTCCATAGGCTCTTTTCCCTTCCCTCCGACCGTTACGACACCCTCGTCTCCTACGGTGGCGCCCAGAGCAATGCCATGCTCTCCCTGGCCCATCTGGCGAAAGCCAAGGGGTGGCGCTTCGAGTACCACTGCAAACGCCTGCCGCAATGGCTAAGACGTGAACCGGCGGGCAACCTCTCCGCCGCGCTGGCACTGGGGATGGAGCTGAATGAGAGCGAGGCCCGGGATTTTTACGAAGTAGTGCAGCGGCGGCGTCAGCGGTGCGGCGAAAGGGAGCTCTTCGTTCCTCAGGGGGGCGCGGACCCTATGGCGGAGGAGGGTGTCAAACGGCTGGCCGACGAAGTGGCCGCCTGGTTCGCCGGGAAGGGCTTTGCCAAAGGCAGCGTAGCGCTCCCCTCCGGCACCGGCAGCACGGCCTTCTACCTTTGCAAACATCTGCCCCCCTCTTTGAGGGTGGCGACGGTGCCGGTGGTGGGGGATGCGGATACCCTCAGGAACCAGTGGCGGCAGCTGGACCCTTCCGCCGCCGCGTTTCCGGCCATTCTGCCCAGCCCCAAATGGCCCTTCGCCAAACCCCGGGCCGATTTTCTGCAGCTGTGGCGAAAGCTACTGGAAGCGGGCATCGAATTTGATATGATTTATGCACCCAAAACCTGGATGGCGCTGCTGCGGCAGGCGGACGCGTTGCCTGCCCCGATCCTCTATATCCACACCGGCGGCGTCAGCGGCAACGCCAGCCAGTTGGAGCAATACCGCTACAGGAAGATGCTATGA
- a CDS encoding (Fe-S)-binding protein has product MKRIGLFVPCYIDDFYPEAALSTLEILEAHGFDVAYPENQSCCGQPLFNNGLPEDARLLAERFVKLFGAFDYVVAPSSSCIATVKYRYREVLPQKEAEALGKRVYELFEFLHDVVGVERLRLPHPFPHRVGLHQSCHGLRELGLGCPSETFVKGCGDKVRRVLEKVEGIDVVMPSRDECCGFGGTFSVQEHALSARMGRDRIADHTANGVEVITGVDMSCLMHMQGLAKRDGIPLRFVHAAQILAGRAE; this is encoded by the coding sequence ATGAAACGTATCGGCCTTTTCGTCCCCTGCTACATCGACGACTTCTACCCCGAAGCGGCCCTCTCGACGCTGGAGATCCTGGAGGCGCACGGCTTTGATGTGGCCTACCCCGAAAACCAGAGCTGCTGCGGCCAGCCCCTCTTCAACAACGGCCTTCCGGAAGATGCCCGGCTGCTGGCGGAGCGTTTCGTGAAGCTTTTCGGGGCTTTCGACTATGTGGTCGCCCCCTCGAGCAGTTGCATCGCCACGGTGAAATACCGCTACCGGGAGGTGCTGCCCCAAAAGGAGGCGGAAGCGCTGGGAAAGCGCGTCTACGAGCTTTTCGAATTTCTCCATGATGTGGTGGGGGTGGAGCGTCTGAGGCTCCCCCACCCCTTTCCCCACAGGGTCGGGCTGCACCAGAGCTGCCACGGCCTGCGTGAGCTGGGGCTGGGGTGCCCCAGCGAAACCTTTGTCAAAGGGTGCGGCGACAAGGTGCGGCGTGTGCTCGAAAAGGTGGAGGGGATCGACGTGGTGATGCCTTCAAGGGACGAATGTTGCGGTTTCGGAGGGACCTTCAGTGTCCAGGAGCACGCCCTGTCGGCTAGGATGGGGCGCGACCGCATCGCCGACCATACCGCCAACGGGGTGGAGGTAATCACCGGCGTGGATATGTCGTGCCTGATGCACATGCAGGGGCTGGCAAAACGCGACGGCATACCGCTTCGCTTCGTCCATGCGGCGCAGATTTTAGCGGGGAGGGCGGAGTAG
- a CDS encoding lactate utilization protein B: MACVDHAGNAAAFLKDKAQARWHDEALWYVRKKRDAAAASVPEWEELRRAAEAVKEHTLAHLGHYLTLFESQARANGIEVYWAENGQELNDIVAGLLREHGAKRVVKSKSMLTEECGLNAYLQQRGIEVTDTDLGERIVQLAGQHPSHIVLPAIHMRKREVAALFSEHLGTERDNDDPLYLTRAARAHLRQKFLEADAAITGVNFALAEEGGVVVCTNEGNADLGTALPGLHIACMGLEKVVPDARALGVLTRLLARSATGQAITTYTSHFLRPKPGGRLCVVIVDNGRSGLLQSGQKKVLTCIRCGACMNSCPVYRRSGGHSYETTVPGPIGSVLAAAKEPGRFASLPFACTLCASCDHVCPERIDLHDRLFAARRVAMESTCFGGKRRSLRLAAVLLRHPRLYRFVMAAARAVLPKLPRNWLYNRHNLWGLEREVPMPAKKPFRQMMRERKRG, translated from the coding sequence ATGGCCTGCGTCGACCATGCCGGCAACGCGGCGGCCTTTCTGAAGGATAAAGCGCAGGCCCGTTGGCACGACGAAGCGCTCTGGTACGTGCGCAAAAAACGGGACGCCGCGGCCGCGTCCGTGCCGGAATGGGAGGAGCTGCGCCGGGCCGCCGAGGCGGTCAAAGAGCATACCCTGGCCCATCTGGGGCACTACCTGACCCTTTTCGAATCCCAAGCCCGTGCCAACGGCATCGAAGTCTACTGGGCCGAAAACGGCCAGGAACTCAACGACATCGTCGCCGGCCTTTTGCGGGAACACGGTGCGAAAAGGGTGGTCAAAAGCAAGTCGATGCTGACCGAAGAGTGCGGGCTCAACGCCTATTTGCAACAGCGGGGCATCGAGGTGACCGACACCGACCTGGGGGAGCGGATCGTGCAGCTGGCGGGGCAGCACCCGAGCCACATCGTCCTGCCGGCGATCCATATGCGCAAGCGGGAGGTGGCGGCGCTTTTTTCCGAGCATTTGGGGACCGAGCGCGACAATGACGACCCGCTCTATCTCACCCGTGCCGCCCGCGCCCACCTGCGCCAAAAGTTTCTGGAAGCCGACGCGGCGATCACGGGGGTCAATTTCGCCCTGGCGGAGGAGGGCGGGGTGGTGGTCTGCACCAACGAAGGAAACGCCGATTTGGGAACGGCCCTGCCCGGCCTGCACATCGCCTGCATGGGGCTGGAGAAGGTGGTCCCTGACGCGCGGGCGCTGGGGGTTTTGACCCGCCTGCTGGCCAGGAGTGCCACGGGGCAGGCCATCACGACCTACACCTCCCATTTCCTGCGCCCCAAACCCGGCGGACGGCTCTGTGTCGTCATCGTCGACAACGGGCGGAGCGGGCTGCTGCAGAGCGGTCAGAAAAAGGTGTTGACCTGCATCCGTTGCGGGGCCTGCATGAACAGCTGCCCCGTCTATAGAAGAAGCGGCGGTCACAGTTACGAAACGACGGTCCCGGGGCCCATCGGTTCGGTGCTGGCGGCGGCGAAAGAGCCAGGGAGATTCGCTTCCCTGCCCTTCGCCTGCACCCTCTGCGCCTCCTGCGACCATGTCTGCCCAGAGCGTATCGACCTCCACGACCGCCTCTTCGCGGCGCGCCGGGTGGCAATGGAGAGCACCTGTTTTGGAGGAAAACGGAGATCCCTGCGCCTGGCGGCGGTTTTGCTGCGCCATCCCCGCCTCTACCGTTTCGTCATGGCGGCGGCCAGGGCGGTTTTGCCGAAACTGCCGCGAAACTGGCTCTACAACCGCCATAACCTCTGGGGCCTGGAGCGGGAGGTGCCGATGCCGGCGAAAAAGCCCTTCAGGCAGATGATGCGGGAAAGGAAGAGAGGATGA
- a CDS encoding LUD domain-containing protein has translation MNARDKILKRLSESMEPPARRPEIEVETMQFDDKVRAFKEALEAAGGACVEAKERVGKALDETFTEAKKVCDTTAQDRKEADPFETDLLIVEAAFGVAENGAVWIAWQDRYPRSLLTLSENIAVVLRRDRLVHTMQQAYRHIDLKETSYGLFLCGPSKTADIEQSLVIGAHGAMRLVVLLV, from the coding sequence ATGAATGCGAGGGATAAGATTTTGAAGCGCCTTTCGGAGTCGATGGAACCGCCGGCCCGAAGGCCGGAAATCGAAGTCGAAACCATGCAATTCGACGACAAGGTCCGTGCTTTCAAAGAGGCGCTGGAAGCGGCGGGCGGAGCGTGTGTGGAGGCCAAAGAGAGGGTCGGCAAGGCACTAGACGAAACTTTTACGGAAGCAAAAAAGGTGTGCGACACGACCGCGCAGGATCGGAAGGAAGCGGACCCTTTCGAGACCGACCTTCTGATCGTGGAAGCGGCCTTTGGTGTAGCGGAAAACGGTGCCGTCTGGATCGCGTGGCAGGATCGGTATCCAAGAAGCCTGCTGACCCTGAGCGAAAATATCGCCGTCGTTTTGCGCCGCGACAGACTCGTGCACACGATGCAGCAGGCCTACCGGCACATCGATCTGAAAGAGACCTCCTACGGCCTCTTCCTCTGCGGCCCCTCCAAAACCGCCGATATCGAGCAGTCGCTGGTCATCGGCGCCCACGGCGCGATGCGGCTCGTCGTCCTTCTGGTTTAG
- the lhgO gene encoding L-2-hydroxyglutarate oxidase, producing the protein MKTDFLIIGAGIIGLSIARALQQKYPKSSIRIIEKEGDVGLHASGRNSGVLHAGFYYTADSLKARFTREGNASMKAFCREKGLPVNACAKVVVARNESEVETLYELERRGHANGVEVTIIDEEQTAKIDPNIRTCQKALYSPTTATVDPKAVVHALKEEVVARGARLYLGTPYLKQAGENEIATPAGTFSAGCVINCAGLFADKIARDFGFSKNYTILPFKGVYLKYSDSDRPVKTNIYPVPNLKNPFLGVHYTVTVDGTVKIGPTAIPAFWRENYRGFDRFDGRDMLEILRYEAELFMTNRFHFRALAFEEFRKYSKRRLAHLARDMVKEIDERKFDRWSTPGIRAQLLDTRTLELVQDFVVEGDGKSVHILNAVSPAFTCSLPFGEWVVEKYVKG; encoded by the coding sequence TTGAAAACGGACTTTCTTATTATCGGTGCAGGCATCATCGGCCTGAGCATCGCCAGGGCTCTGCAGCAGAAGTATCCGAAAAGTTCCATTCGCATTATCGAAAAAGAGGGAGATGTGGGGTTGCACGCCAGCGGCCGCAACAGCGGGGTGCTGCATGCCGGTTTCTACTATACCGCCGACAGCCTCAAAGCCCGTTTTACACGGGAGGGCAACGCCAGTATGAAAGCCTTCTGCCGCGAAAAGGGCCTGCCTGTCAACGCCTGCGCCAAAGTGGTCGTCGCCCGGAATGAGAGCGAAGTGGAGACCCTCTACGAGCTGGAGCGCCGGGGCCACGCCAACGGCGTGGAGGTGACGATCATCGACGAAGAGCAGACGGCCAAAATCGACCCCAACATCCGCACCTGCCAAAAGGCGCTCTACAGCCCCACCACGGCGACGGTGGACCCGAAGGCAGTGGTGCACGCCCTGAAAGAGGAGGTCGTGGCACGGGGTGCCCGTCTGTACCTGGGCACCCCCTACCTGAAACAAGCGGGTGAAAACGAAATTGCAACCCCCGCCGGCACCTTCAGCGCCGGATGTGTCATCAACTGCGCCGGCCTCTTCGCCGACAAGATCGCCAGGGATTTCGGTTTTTCCAAGAATTACACGATTCTGCCCTTCAAGGGTGTCTACCTAAAATACAGTGACAGCGACCGCCCCGTCAAAACCAACATCTACCCGGTCCCCAACCTGAAAAACCCCTTCCTGGGCGTCCACTACACCGTTACCGTCGACGGCACCGTCAAAATAGGCCCCACCGCCATCCCCGCCTTCTGGCGGGAAAACTACCGGGGGTTCGACCGCTTCGACGGCCGGGATATGCTGGAGATTCTGCGTTACGAAGCCGAACTCTTCATGACAAACCGCTTCCACTTCCGAGCCCTGGCCTTCGAGGAGTTTCGCAAATACTCCAAACGCCGGCTCGCCCATCTGGCAAGAGATATGGTCAAAGAGATCGACGAGAGAAAATTCGACCGGTGGAGCACGCCGGGCATCCGGGCACAGCTTCTGGATACCCGGACCCTGGAGCTTGTCCAGGACTTCGTCGTCGAGGGGGACGGGAAAAGCGTCCACATCCTCAACGCCGTCTCCCCCGCCTTTACCTGTTCCCTCCCCTTCGGGGAGTGGGTCGTGGAGAAGTATGTAAAGGGCTAA
- a CDS encoding dodecin family protein — translation MASVVKVIEVIAQSKKSWEDAADNAVREASKSVENIKSIYIQDMSAKVENGKIVLYRVNAKISFVVGKKKK, via the coding sequence ATGGCAAGTGTTGTCAAAGTGATCGAAGTGATCGCTCAGTCGAAAAAGAGCTGGGAGGATGCCGCTGACAATGCGGTCAGAGAAGCTTCGAAGAGTGTCGAAAATATCAAATCCATCTATATTCAGGATATGAGTGCCAAAGTGGAGAACGGGAAAATCGTTCTCTATCGGGTAAATGCCAAAATATCCTTTGTTGTCGGGAAAAAGAAAAAGTAA
- a CDS encoding malic enzyme-like NAD(P)-binding protein, which yields MSNNEKFKEESLQYHKARNEFDTNGKIGTLITKPCDTEKELAMAYSPGVAYPCLEIEKDEEAAYEYTNKGNLVAVISDGTAVLGLGDIGHLGSKPVMEGKAVLFKTFANVDAVDIELNTKDPEEIIETVARIADTFGGINLEDINAPKCFEIEDRLKEICNVPVFHDDQHGTAVITTAGLINVLEMTGKKPEDLKVVVIGAGASGIACARMYKQLGVKNITMLDSKGVIHSGRTDLNKYKQEFAFETPDRTLEDAMKGADMVLGLSGPDLIKPEWVKTMTEESPIIFACANPVPEIMPPVAKEARPDVIIGTGRSDFPNQVNNVLGFPQIFRGALDVRATKITENMKMAASKALAALAKEKVPEHVMKAHGRTCMEFGPDYIIPSPFDRRVLVYVASAVAQAAVEDGVARVKDFDLDAYKVKLQRLADHLDGKL from the coding sequence ATGAGCAACAATGAGAAATTCAAAGAAGAATCCCTCCAGTATCACAAAGCACGTAACGAATTCGATACCAACGGCAAGATCGGCACCCTGATCACCAAGCCCTGCGACACCGAAAAAGAGCTGGCCATGGCCTACAGCCCCGGCGTCGCCTACCCCTGCCTCGAGATCGAAAAAGACGAAGAGGCAGCCTACGAGTACACCAACAAAGGCAACCTGGTCGCCGTCATCAGTGACGGAACCGCCGTCCTGGGGCTGGGAGACATCGGCCACCTCGGCTCCAAGCCGGTCATGGAGGGAAAAGCGGTTCTCTTCAAGACCTTCGCCAACGTCGACGCCGTCGATATCGAGCTCAACACCAAAGATCCCGAAGAGATCATCGAAACCGTCGCCCGCATCGCCGACACCTTCGGAGGCATCAACCTCGAAGACATCAATGCACCCAAATGTTTCGAGATCGAAGACCGCCTCAAGGAGATCTGTAACGTTCCCGTCTTCCACGACGACCAGCACGGAACCGCCGTCATCACCACCGCCGGTCTCATCAACGTTTTGGAGATGACCGGCAAAAAGCCCGAAGACCTCAAAGTGGTCGTCATCGGCGCCGGTGCCTCCGGAATCGCCTGTGCCCGCATGTACAAGCAGCTGGGTGTCAAGAACATCACGATGCTCGACTCCAAAGGGGTCATCCACAGCGGACGGACGGACCTCAACAAATACAAGCAGGAATTCGCTTTCGAGACCCCCGACCGCACCCTCGAAGATGCCATGAAGGGCGCCGACATGGTCCTCGGCCTCTCCGGCCCCGATCTGATCAAGCCCGAGTGGGTCAAGACAATGACAGAAGAGAGCCCCATCATCTTCGCCTGTGCCAACCCAGTACCCGAAATCATGCCTCCCGTCGCCAAAGAGGCACGCCCGGATGTCATCATCGGCACCGGCCGCAGTGACTTCCCCAACCAGGTCAACAACGTTCTGGGCTTCCCCCAGATCTTCCGCGGCGCCCTGGATGTCCGGGCCACCAAGATCACCGAAAACATGAAGATGGCCGCCTCCAAAGCCCTCGCGGCTCTGGCCAAAGAGAAGGTGCCCGAGCATGTCATGAAAGCCCACGGCCGCACCTGCATGGAGTTCGGGCCCGACTACATCATCCCCTCTCCCTTCGACCGCCGTGTCCTGGTCTATGTGGCTTCCGCCGTGGCCCAGGCAGCCGTGGAAGACGGTGTCGCCCGGGTCAAAGATTTCGACCTCGACGCCTACAAAGTTAAGCTGCAGCGCCTCGCCGATCACCTCGACGGCAAGCTCTAA
- a CDS encoding OadG family transporter subunit, producing the protein MEDMVAESFKYTILGMGVVFGFLYSLVLLLRLQKLLIARFFGKARRGAVVPAAPRQRSWQGDEIRRRRKKTAAIIAAVHHHKREGKAR; encoded by the coding sequence ATGGAAGATATGGTCGCGGAGTCGTTCAAATATACGATATTGGGAATGGGTGTCGTCTTTGGCTTTCTCTATTCCCTCGTGTTGCTGTTGCGGTTGCAGAAGCTTCTGATCGCAAGGTTTTTCGGGAAAGCGCGGCGCGGGGCCGTCGTACCGGCGGCGCCGAGGCAGCGGAGCTGGCAGGGGGACGAGATACGCCGGCGGCGGAAGAAGACGGCCGCCATCATCGCGGCTGTGCACCACCACAAGAGGGAAGGAAAAGCACGATGA
- a CDS encoding biotin/lipoyl-containing protein, translating to MKKKYIDVMDTSFRDGFQSVFGGRVLMEDFLPAVEAAREAGITHFEFGGGARFQSLYFYLQEDAFEMMDRFREKAGPDANLQTLARGINTVMLDTGSRELIDLHARLFKKHGTTTIRNFDALNDVDNLAFSAECIHHHGLRHEVVITVMDLPPGCTGAHDPEFYEQILRKILDSKLPFDSLCFKDASGTANPNKIYETISRARKLLPESMHIRLHTHETAGTSVACYLAALEAGVDGIDLAVAPVSGGTSQPDILTLMHALKGGRYDLGGLDPEKILVYEEVLQDCLSDYFIPPEATRVSPLIPFSPMPGGALTANTQMMRDNGMLDKFPEVIRAMREVVEKGGYGTSVTPVSQFYWQQAFNNVMFGPWKKIADGYGRMVLGYFGKTPVAPDPEIVRIASEQLGLEPTTENPLDIADRDEKKSIAYWKSMLQKEGIETTEENIFIAASCQEKGIAFLKGESPLMVRKKSMMEAETQSKQAATPKENEKAAASLYTVVVEGETFHVKVVEGDVEVVEPAPAAAAPKRAEEKPATPAPASEAGEGEAVTAQIPGTVVKILKKTGERVEADEVIMVIEAMKMEIEVTAPRAGVVSDIAVEAGQSVQEGQVLAHVR from the coding sequence ATGAAGAAAAAGTATATCGATGTCATGGACACCAGTTTCAGGGACGGATTCCAGTCGGTCTTCGGAGGCCGGGTACTGATGGAGGATTTCCTTCCCGCCGTGGAGGCGGCGCGGGAAGCGGGCATTACCCATTTCGAATTCGGCGGCGGGGCCCGTTTCCAGAGCCTCTACTTCTACCTTCAGGAAGACGCTTTCGAAATGATGGACAGGTTCCGTGAAAAGGCGGGGCCCGACGCCAACCTCCAGACCCTCGCCCGCGGCATCAACACCGTTATGCTCGATACGGGCAGCCGGGAGCTCATAGACCTGCACGCCAGGCTTTTCAAAAAACACGGCACGACCACCATTCGCAACTTCGATGCCCTCAACGATGTGGACAACCTCGCCTTCAGTGCCGAATGCATCCACCATCACGGCCTCAGGCACGAAGTGGTCATCACCGTCATGGACCTCCCCCCTGGATGCACCGGGGCCCATGACCCTGAATTCTACGAACAGATTCTGCGCAAAATACTCGATTCCAAACTCCCTTTCGACAGTCTCTGCTTCAAGGATGCCAGCGGGACTGCCAATCCCAACAAGATTTACGAGACGATCAGCCGTGCAAGAAAGCTTTTGCCCGAAAGTATGCATATCAGGCTCCATACCCACGAAACGGCGGGGACCAGCGTCGCCTGCTATCTGGCGGCTCTGGAAGCGGGTGTGGACGGCATCGACCTGGCGGTCGCACCCGTAAGCGGCGGAACGAGTCAGCCCGACATTCTGACGCTGATGCATGCGCTTAAAGGGGGACGGTACGATCTCGGCGGCCTCGACCCCGAGAAGATACTGGTTTACGAAGAGGTGCTGCAGGATTGCCTGAGCGACTACTTCATTCCGCCGGAAGCGACCCGCGTGTCGCCCCTCATCCCTTTCTCGCCCATGCCCGGCGGCGCCCTGACGGCCAATACCCAGATGATGCGGGACAACGGTATGCTGGACAAGTTCCCCGAAGTGATCCGCGCCATGCGGGAAGTGGTGGAAAAGGGGGGCTACGGCACCTCCGTCACGCCGGTTTCCCAGTTCTATTGGCAGCAGGCATTCAACAATGTCATGTTCGGGCCCTGGAAGAAGATCGCCGACGGGTACGGCCGCATGGTGCTGGGATATTTCGGCAAGACACCGGTGGCGCCCGACCCCGAAATCGTCAGGATCGCTTCCGAGCAGCTGGGCCTGGAACCGACTACCGAAAACCCCCTCGACATCGCCGACCGGGACGAGAAGAAGTCCATCGCCTACTGGAAAAGCATGCTGCAGAAAGAGGGGATCGAAACGACGGAGGAGAATATCTTCATCGCCGCGTCGTGCCAGGAGAAAGGGATCGCCTTCCTCAAAGGCGAAAGCCCGCTGATGGTGCGCAAAAAGAGCATGATGGAAGCGGAAACACAGAGTAAACAGGCGGCTACCCCCAAAGAGAACGAAAAGGCGGCGGCGTCGCTCTATACGGTTGTCGTGGAGGGGGAGACCTTCCATGTCAAAGTGGTCGAGGGCGACGTGGAGGTGGTCGAACCGGCACCGGCCGCCGCGGCGCCGAAAAGGGCGGAAGAGAAACCGGCTACACCGGCCCCCGCATCCGAAGCGGGCGAAGGGGAGGCGGTGACGGCCCAGATTCCCGGAACCGTGGTGAAAATTCTCAAAAAGACGGGAGAGCGGGTCGAAGCG